In Anaerobacillus isosaccharinicus, one genomic interval encodes:
- a CDS encoding multicopper oxidase domain-containing protein: protein MKWMGFQVLHKALSNQGEEFIYSFKATIPGTYWYHSHENSAEQLFKGMYGAIVMEDSDADHDYKIGQVVFINEWSAIIEEMYNEGDKNAGHGAGHAAHGNNNGLGSSF from the coding sequence ATGAAATGGATGGGGTTCCAGGTATTACACAAAGCGTTATCCAACCAGGGTGAGGAGTTTATCTATTCATTCAAAGCTACCATACCCGGGACGTACTGGTATCACTCTCATGAAAACAGTGCAGAACAATTATTTAAAGGCATGTATGGAGCAATTGTAATGGAAGATAGTGATGCAGATCATGACTATAAAATAGGTCAAGTTGTATTTATAAATGAATGGTCAGCAATTATTGAAGAAATGTATAATGAAGGGGATAAAAATGCAGGTCATGGTGCTGGCCACGCCGCACATGGAAACAATAATGGATTAGGAAGTTCTTTTTAG
- a CDS encoding class I SAM-dependent methyltransferase: MGKLLFMKNFISSPKTIGSITPSSKRLARTLIKLGEISNNSIVVELGSGTGIITQTILDTVDLKTPLLIFENDTSFHPQLMRYHNTILYDNAFLLSSKLNTLREGVDIVYCGLPLLNFSDAQVDELLNQIYDVLKPGGKLICFQYTPLLFRKFNKVFNKCYLTFVFLNIPPAFVFTCVKE; the protein is encoded by the coding sequence ATGGGGAAGTTATTATTTATGAAAAACTTTATTAGTTCGCCTAAAACTATTGGTAGTATCACACCTAGTTCTAAAAGATTAGCTAGGACATTGATTAAACTTGGTGAAATTTCTAATAATTCGATTGTTGTAGAGTTAGGATCAGGAACAGGAATTATTACACAAACAATTCTTGATACTGTTGATTTAAAAACGCCTCTTTTAATTTTTGAAAATGATACATCCTTTCATCCACAATTAATGAGATACCATAATACGATCTTATATGATAATGCCTTTTTACTTAGTAGTAAGCTGAATACGCTAAGGGAGGGCGTTGACATAGTTTACTGTGGATTACCACTATTAAATTTTTCAGATGCGCAAGTTGATGAATTGCTTAATCAAATTTACGATGTTTTAAAACCCGGAGGAAAATTGATTTGCTTTCAATACACTCCTTTACTATTCCGAAAATTCAATAAGGTTTTTAACAAATGCTATTTAACCTTTGTTTTTCTGAATATTCCTCCTGCATTTGTTTTTACTTGTGTAAAAGAATAA
- a CDS encoding disulfide oxidoreductase translates to MSFSRSALFLYLAWFVAVVATLGSLYFSEIRLFLPCELCWYQRIAMYPLAVLLGIAAYTNDLKITKYALPFSIIGGLIAFYHYLLEKVPGFASVKPCSQGIPCDVAWINWLGFITIPFLALTAFVLITVFLLISKKVR, encoded by the coding sequence ATGTCCTTTTCTCGTTCTGCACTATTCCTATACCTTGCTTGGTTTGTTGCTGTAGTAGCTACGTTAGGTAGCTTGTATTTTAGTGAAATCCGTCTATTTCTACCATGTGAGCTTTGCTGGTATCAAAGAATTGCCATGTACCCATTAGCTGTTTTACTAGGAATTGCTGCGTATACAAACGACCTAAAAATAACGAAATATGCGCTGCCATTTTCAATTATCGGTGGGCTGATTGCCTTTTACCATTATCTATTAGAAAAGGTACCGGGCTTTGCAAGTGTTAAACCTTGTTCACAAGGAATACCCTGTGATGTAGCGTGGATTAACTGGCTTGGCTTTATTACGATCCCATTTTTAGCGCTAACAGCCTTTGTTTTGATTACGGTATTTTTATTAATTAGTAAAAAAGTACGATAG